A single genomic interval of Pseudodesulfovibrio sp. S3 harbors:
- the rpmG gene encoding 50S ribosomal protein L33: protein MRINIQLQCTECKRKNYATQKNKKNTTGRLEVKKYCPWDKKHTVHKESK, encoded by the coding sequence GAATCAATATTCAGCTGCAGTGCACCGAGTGCAAGCGTAAGAATTACGCAACGCAGAAGAACAAGAAGAATACTACCGGTCGCCTGGAAGTGAAGAAGTATTGTCCTTGGGACAAGAAACACACTGTCCACAAAGAGTCCAAGTAG